The following are encoded together in the Arcticibacterium luteifluviistationis genome:
- a CDS encoding pentapeptide repeat-containing protein → MSEETVSHESKQFENINYSGKTLRNREFYKCKFVQCNFTKSDLRGNSFENCTFQDCNFSMTELEGAGFRGISFVGCKILGIDFSLCNKLMFSFRFENCIMDYCTFYASRLKNTNFINCSLKEADFSEADLSAAVFINTDLTEAKFSNTTLEKADFRTAKNFVIDPEFNKLKRAKFSSLQLEGLLHKYQLDIQ, encoded by the coding sequence ATGTCAGAAGAAACAGTAAGTCACGAAAGCAAACAGTTTGAGAATATAAACTACAGCGGAAAAACCTTAAGAAACAGAGAGTTTTATAAATGTAAGTTTGTACAGTGTAACTTCACCAAAAGCGACTTGAGAGGAAATAGTTTTGAAAACTGTACTTTTCAGGACTGCAATTTTTCTATGACAGAACTGGAAGGTGCAGGATTTAGAGGAATAAGTTTTGTTGGCTGTAAAATTCTAGGAATTGATTTCTCATTGTGTAATAAACTTATGTTTTCCTTTAGGTTTGAAAACTGCATAATGGATTATTGTACATTTTATGCATCCCGGTTAAAAAACACAAATTTCATAAACTGTTCCCTTAAAGAAGCCGATTTTTCGGAGGCAGATTTATCTGCAGCAGTATTTATAAATACAGACTTAACAGAAGCTAAATTTTCAAATACCACACTTGAAAAGGCAGACTTTAGAACTGCAAAAAACTTTGTAATAGACCCTGAATTTAACAAACTCAAAAGAGCAAAATTCTCTTCACTACAGCTCGAAGGTTTACTACATAAATATCAACTGGATATTCAGTAA
- a CDS encoding flavodoxin family protein yields MKKPDFSHLSVVYVNCTLKKSPGKSHTASLMDISKSIMMKEKVKIDEIRLIDHDVASGVYPDMTEHGWDKDEWPSLFKRIINADILIVGTPIWLGEKSSEAQKLIERLYGMSGQTNDKGQYTFYGKAGGCIITGNEDGVKHCAMGILYSLQHVGYSISPQADAGWIGEVGPGASYGDKEWNGKKLDNPVGFDSDFTNRNTTFMTYNLLHLAAMLKANNGYPNYGNSRKDWEKGERWEFENPEYR; encoded by the coding sequence ATGAAAAAGCCAGATTTTAGTCACTTAAGTGTAGTTTATGTCAATTGTACTCTAAAAAAGTCTCCAGGAAAAAGTCATACAGCATCTTTGATGGACATTTCTAAGTCCATTATGATGAAGGAAAAAGTGAAGATTGATGAGATACGTTTAATAGACCATGACGTGGCCAGTGGCGTATATCCTGACATGACGGAGCATGGCTGGGATAAAGACGAGTGGCCCAGCCTATTTAAGAGAATTATAAATGCTGATATACTCATTGTAGGAACGCCAATTTGGCTTGGTGAGAAATCTTCTGAAGCTCAAAAACTCATTGAAAGGCTTTACGGCATGAGTGGCCAAACCAATGACAAAGGCCAATACACTTTTTATGGCAAAGCAGGTGGCTGCATAATTACAGGAAATGAAGACGGCGTAAAGCACTGTGCTATGGGCATTTTATATTCACTGCAGCATGTAGGATACTCCATTTCTCCACAAGCAGACGCTGGCTGGATAGGCGAAGTGGGCCCAGGAGCTAGTTATGGTGATAAAGAATGGAACGGTAAAAAGTTAGACAATCCAGTTGGTTTTGATAGTGATTTCACCAACAGAAACACAACATTTATGACCTACAATTTGCTCCACTTGGCAGCTATGCTAAAGGCTAATAATGGTTACCCAAATTATGGAAACTCACGAAAAGATTGGGAAAAAGGAGAACGTTGGGAATTTGAAAACCCTGAATACAGGTAA